One window of Marinomonas primoryensis genomic DNA carries:
- a CDS encoding SPOR domain-containing protein, translated as MFNPMQIAAKGSRPRKGATRRSPPPPKRKTAWWLWLLVPAILVAFIYGLMQLNQVAPTPKSKPVEKIKAIVKPLPKEIKITPKEVKIKPVPKKDTFEFYQILQDSEVDTSHVDAYQSTPRGEQDFYYMLQAASFRSPEDADRMRARLIISGLVEANVRKTIGKGEQPWYRVTLGPYESRSKMNRAEDKLVSMEISPYSYKVKKEQ; from the coding sequence ATGTTTAATCCCATGCAAATAGCAGCAAAAGGAAGTCGTCCCAGAAAAGGCGCGACTCGACGTTCACCTCCTCCGCCGAAACGCAAAACCGCTTGGTGGTTATGGCTTTTAGTTCCCGCTATTCTTGTGGCTTTTATTTACGGATTAATGCAACTCAATCAAGTTGCGCCAACACCCAAATCTAAGCCAGTCGAAAAAATCAAAGCCATAGTAAAACCGCTGCCTAAAGAAATTAAAATCACACCCAAAGAAGTGAAAATAAAACCAGTACCTAAAAAAGACACGTTTGAATTTTATCAAATACTGCAGGACAGCGAAGTCGATACCAGTCATGTTGACGCTTACCAGTCAACACCTCGCGGCGAACAAGATTTTTATTACATGCTACAAGCCGCTTCTTTTCGCAGTCCAGAAGACGCCGACCGCATGAGAGCGAGGCTAATCATATCGGGCTTAGTCGAAGCCAATGTTCGCAAGACCATCGGCAAAGGCGAGCAACCTTGGTACCGTGTTACTCTTGGACCTTATGAATCTCGTTCCAAAATGAATCGGGCTGAAGACAAACTCGTTTCGATGGAAATATCGCCCTACTCTTATAAAGTCAAAAAAGAGCAATAG
- the hslV gene encoding ATP-dependent protease subunit HslV produces MTTILTVRKGNQVVVGGDGQVSLGNTVMKGNARKVRRLYRGEVIAGFAGGTADAFTLFERFEGQLEKHQGHLVRAAVDLAKDWRSDRALRKLEAMLIVANKDSTLIITGTGDVVEPQHGALAIGSGGNFAEAAARALIDNTDLSAKEIVEKSLNIAADICVFTNHSLTIEEIAIEPQLEDQSA; encoded by the coding sequence ATGACAACGATTCTTACTGTACGTAAAGGCAACCAAGTCGTCGTAGGCGGCGATGGACAAGTTTCTTTAGGCAACACCGTGATGAAAGGCAATGCTCGAAAAGTGCGTCGCTTATATCGTGGAGAAGTGATTGCAGGCTTCGCCGGCGGCACAGCCGATGCCTTCACCCTATTCGAACGATTCGAAGGCCAACTCGAAAAACACCAAGGGCATCTTGTTCGTGCCGCGGTTGACCTTGCTAAAGACTGGCGTTCAGACAGAGCTCTGCGCAAATTAGAAGCCATGCTTATTGTCGCTAACAAAGACAGCACCTTAATCATCACTGGTACAGGTGATGTCGTTGAACCTCAACACGGCGCACTTGCCATCGGCTCTGGCGGTAACTTCGCAGAAGCGGCAGCTCGCGCTCTGATCGACAACACAGATCTATCGGCCAAAGAAATCGTTGAGAAAAGTCTCAACATTGCCGCGGATATTTGTGTCTTCACCAATCACAGTTTAACCATTGAAGAAATCGCGATTGAGCCACAACTTGAAGACCAATCCGCCTAA
- the hslU gene encoding ATP-dependent protease ATPase subunit HslU, producing MSSMTPRETVNALDKHIIGQQKAKRAVAIALRNRWRRMQLPEEIRAEITPKNILMIGPTGVGKTEIARRLAKLSNAPFIKIEATKFTEVGYVGRDVESIIRDLVEMAIKMLREQETDKLRHKAEDAAEDRILDVLLPPARGGDPELEDSSTRQTFRKKLREGQLDDKEIDIDVADSPMGVEIMTPPGMEEMTSQLQNMFSSFGSQKTKKRKLKVKEALRQVRDEEAAKLVNEEELKARAVYAVEQNGIVFLDEIDKVAKSSERSGGEVSREGVQRDLLPLIEGCTVSTKYGMIKTDHILFIASGAFHLSKPSDLIPELQGRLPIRVELDALTVDDFKRILVEPSASLTKQYVALAKTENINLNFTEEGIQRIAEIAFQVNERTENIGARRLHTVLERLLEEVSYSASDMPDDQTIEITAAYVDEQLGEIVKNEDLSKYIL from the coding sequence ATGAGCAGCATGACCCCAAGAGAGACGGTTAACGCCTTAGACAAACACATTATTGGCCAACAAAAAGCAAAACGAGCCGTGGCCATTGCGCTGCGTAACCGCTGGCGTCGCATGCAACTTCCTGAAGAGATACGCGCCGAAATTACGCCAAAAAACATTCTAATGATAGGGCCGACGGGCGTGGGTAAAACCGAAATTGCTCGCCGTTTAGCCAAGCTATCCAACGCGCCGTTCATCAAAATTGAAGCCACAAAATTCACCGAAGTGGGCTATGTTGGTCGCGACGTAGAATCCATTATTCGTGATTTGGTCGAAATGGCCATCAAAATGCTTCGCGAACAAGAAACGGATAAGCTGCGCCATAAAGCCGAAGACGCAGCCGAAGATCGCATCCTTGACGTTTTATTACCGCCAGCTCGTGGCGGAGATCCAGAGTTAGAAGACAGCAGCACACGTCAAACTTTCCGTAAAAAATTACGCGAAGGTCAATTGGACGACAAAGAAATCGACATCGACGTTGCTGATTCACCAATGGGTGTCGAAATTATGACGCCGCCAGGCATGGAAGAAATGACCAGCCAGTTGCAAAACATGTTTTCAAGCTTTGGATCGCAAAAAACCAAAAAACGTAAATTGAAGGTAAAAGAAGCTTTACGCCAAGTCCGAGATGAAGAAGCGGCTAAACTGGTCAATGAAGAAGAACTGAAAGCTCGTGCGGTGTACGCGGTAGAACAAAACGGCATCGTTTTCTTAGACGAAATAGACAAAGTCGCAAAAAGCTCTGAACGCTCAGGCGGTGAAGTATCGCGCGAAGGCGTTCAGCGTGATCTATTACCTTTGATTGAAGGTTGTACCGTCAGCACAAAATACGGCATGATCAAAACGGATCACATTTTATTCATTGCTTCTGGTGCTTTTCATCTGTCTAAACCATCAGATTTGATTCCTGAGCTGCAAGGTCGTTTGCCCATTCGCGTGGAACTGGATGCCTTGACGGTAGACGATTTTAAACGCATTTTGGTTGAACCAAGCGCGTCTCTCACTAAACAGTATGTTGCTCTGGCGAAGACAGAAAATATCAACCTCAACTTTACCGAAGAAGGCATTCAGCGGATTGCTGAGATTGCTTTTCAGGTGAACGAACGTACAGAGAACATCGGTGCGCGTCGCTTACACACTGTGCTGGAACGTTTACTAGAAGAAGTGTCTTATTCCGCCAGCGACATGCCTGACGATCAAACCATTGAAATAACAGCCGCGTATGTTGATGAGCAGCTGGGCGAAATCGTTAAGAATGAAGACTTGAGCAAATACATTTTGTAA
- a CDS encoding gamma-butyrobetaine hydroxylase-like domain-containing protein, with translation MATPAPTKIHYHKQSRELALTFADGQAFRLSAEYLRIHSPSAEVRGHGMKMPILQFGKKDVAISNVEGAGNYALKISFDDGHDTGLYSWDYLYNIGQNHDELWQMYLDRLEKEGQTRDTSVIQIHQL, from the coding sequence ATGGCAACGCCTGCGCCGACAAAAATTCACTACCATAAGCAATCTCGTGAGTTGGCGCTAACGTTCGCCGACGGTCAAGCGTTCCGTCTAAGCGCCGAGTATTTACGAATTCACTCTCCGTCCGCCGAAGTTCGCGGACACGGTATGAAAATGCCGATTCTGCAGTTTGGTAAAAAAGACGTCGCCATTAGTAACGTCGAAGGCGCTGGCAACTACGCGCTAAAAATATCCTTCGACGATGGCCACGACACCGGTCTTTACTCTTGGGACTATCTTTATAATATCGGCCAGAATCATGACGAACTCTGGCAAATGTACCTAGATCGCCTTGAAAAAGAAGGCCAGACGCGTGACACTTCGGTGATACAAATCCATCAGCTTTAG
- a CDS encoding ubiquinone biosynthesis accessory factor UbiJ: MGSLSLSAISAIENAINLALKQDLPSQHRLNKLAGQQVFLFVEDFSFILQIHILEQGVMLHRPESLDEIELDPRLDTLVQGPSNAYRKLLEGDGFFDGDLRIQGNAQALMTLHKVMENFELDWEGLLADYIGDLPASALARLLRMQWSWSKEFTTNTRIQLVHHLQTNSQLLPSKIEFDHHVDELERFGTLIDRAEARLNLLAKK; encoded by the coding sequence ATGGGTTCACTCAGTTTGTCCGCCATCAGCGCCATTGAAAATGCTATCAACCTAGCGCTTAAGCAGGATCTGCCTTCTCAACATCGCCTGAATAAATTAGCGGGACAACAAGTCTTTCTCTTTGTAGAAGATTTTTCGTTCATATTACAAATTCATATTCTCGAACAAGGCGTCATGCTGCATCGTCCAGAAAGTCTAGACGAAATAGAGCTGGACCCACGCCTTGATACGCTTGTTCAAGGCCCAAGTAACGCGTATCGAAAATTGCTTGAAGGTGATGGCTTTTTTGATGGAGACCTACGCATCCAAGGCAACGCACAAGCTTTGATGACCTTGCATAAAGTCATGGAGAATTTTGAACTCGATTGGGAAGGATTACTGGCGGATTACATCGGTGACTTGCCGGCTTCTGCTTTAGCTCGCTTGCTGCGCATGCAATGGTCTTGGAGCAAAGAATTCACCACCAATACCAGAATACAACTGGTCCACCATCTACAAACCAACAGTCAACTTCTGCCCAGCAAAATTGAATTCGATCATCACGTCGATGAACTCGAACGTTTCGGCACCTTAATTGATAGAGCCGAAGCAAGATTGAATTTACTCGCTAAAAAGTAA
- a CDS encoding DMT family transporter — protein sequence MAFLYVLLVVIWSTGFITGKLIVGLIDPNVYLGIRFFCAGLLFLAIALVQRRHFPKWKELPKHIIAGMLMNGFYLGFAYVAIAKGLPAGIMALIGALQPALVTLLAFLIIKEKTSLKGIVGMLIGMVGLMLVVSPALGLDMNHGGVSLFTFALACSAIFALSLGVTYQKMSISSSDIFSSMAIQNLAASVVSFGFVLILGESLFRVQLESVLLMFWGVIVLSGGGVFLMVWLLRKVKASQVSTVLLLAPPLAAIESYFLFTESMTTIQIVGFVVTITGVYLSRTKANKE from the coding sequence ATGGCGTTTTTGTATGTGCTTTTAGTCGTTATTTGGTCGACGGGGTTTATTACCGGAAAACTCATCGTCGGTCTTATCGATCCTAACGTGTACTTGGGTATTCGCTTCTTTTGCGCTGGTTTGCTTTTCCTCGCCATTGCCTTGGTGCAGCGTCGACATTTTCCTAAGTGGAAAGAGCTGCCTAAACACATTATCGCTGGCATGCTGATGAATGGCTTCTATCTTGGCTTCGCTTATGTCGCCATCGCCAAAGGCTTGCCTGCAGGTATCATGGCGCTGATAGGTGCTTTACAACCGGCGTTAGTTACCTTGCTTGCTTTCTTAATAATAAAAGAGAAAACGTCGTTAAAAGGCATTGTCGGTATGCTGATTGGCATGGTCGGTTTAATGTTGGTGGTGAGCCCCGCCTTAGGGCTGGATATGAATCACGGCGGTGTGTCCTTATTTACCTTTGCTTTGGCTTGCTCGGCCATATTTGCTCTGTCTCTTGGGGTGACCTATCAAAAAATGTCGATATCATCCTCGGATATTTTCAGCTCAATGGCGATACAAAATCTCGCTGCCAGTGTGGTGTCTTTTGGTTTTGTGCTTATTTTAGGTGAAAGCCTTTTTCGCGTGCAGCTGGAATCGGTCTTACTGATGTTTTGGGGCGTGATTGTATTGTCCGGCGGCGGCGTATTTTTAATGGTGTGGTTGCTGAGAAAAGTCAAAGCCTCGCAAGTCTCAACCGTCTTATTACTAGCGCCACCTTTGGCGGCGATAGAAAGTTATTTCTTATTCACAGAGTCCATGACAACGATTCAGATCGTCGGCTTTGTGGTGACTATCACTGGGGTGTATTTGAGTCGAACTAAAGCCAATAAGGAATAA
- a CDS encoding asparaginase, with product MKIYIAYTGGTIGMVPSDNGLVPDEAFAEQLAQQLGASNEITHDFVIQRYEHLIDSSNATPKDWQTIASDIQSKWQAFDAFIVLHGTDTMAYTAAALSFMFAHSDKPIIVTGSQVPMYKVRSDAMINVMGAISACEASVYEKAVNGVFLFFAGRLIEGDRAHKAHTSDWQAFNSPHQPERGVLGIDWRWRDVDLTHQRMTIQIPEMKESAVTILPVFPGVQAEHWQGLLNENVKGAVLLSYGAGNAPDKNTALLALLNAATSRDVVIVNVSQCGAGRVAAGAYAAGSALVQAGVVSGEDMTYEAAFVKLHFLIGLGLSAEEIKAIF from the coding sequence ATGAAAATTTATATCGCGTACACCGGTGGCACGATTGGTATGGTACCGTCTGACAATGGGCTTGTGCCTGATGAGGCCTTTGCTGAGCAGCTGGCTCAACAGTTGGGTGCTTCCAACGAGATTACTCATGACTTTGTCATCCAACGTTATGAGCATTTAATTGATTCATCGAATGCGACACCGAAAGATTGGCAGACGATTGCTAGCGACATACAAAGCAAATGGCAGGCGTTTGATGCGTTCATTGTATTACATGGAACGGACACCATGGCTTATACCGCGGCGGCCTTGTCTTTTATGTTTGCTCATAGTGATAAGCCGATTATTGTCACTGGTTCGCAAGTGCCTATGTACAAAGTTCGAAGTGACGCCATGATCAATGTCATGGGCGCTATTTCTGCCTGTGAAGCGTCAGTCTATGAAAAAGCCGTGAACGGCGTGTTCCTATTCTTTGCCGGTCGATTGATAGAAGGCGATCGAGCTCACAAAGCGCACACCAGTGACTGGCAAGCCTTTAATTCGCCACACCAACCAGAGCGTGGCGTGTTAGGCATTGACTGGCGCTGGCGTGATGTTGATCTGACGCATCAACGGATGACGATTCAAATTCCAGAGATGAAAGAAAGTGCGGTCACCATATTGCCTGTATTTCCTGGTGTGCAAGCGGAACATTGGCAAGGCTTATTAAATGAAAACGTCAAAGGCGCGGTGTTATTGAGTTATGGTGCGGGCAACGCACCAGACAAAAACACGGCGCTTCTGGCGCTTTTAAACGCCGCCACAAGCCGAGACGTAGTGATTGTGAATGTTAGCCAGTGTGGCGCAGGAAGAGTAGCTGCAGGTGCTTATGCGGCGGGTTCGGCATTGGTTCAAGCAGGCGTTGTTTCTGGTGAAGACATGACCTATGAGGCAGCGTTTGTGAAATTGCATTTTCTAATTGGGTTAGGGTTAAGTGCTGAGGAAATAAAAGCTATTTTTTGA
- the argS gene encoding arginine--tRNA ligase, which translates to MNIQTLLNLRIQAAMVAAGASDTAPALVRQSAKSLFGDYQANGIMGAAKALKMNPRDFAHATLDKLDLSDLADKVEIAGPGFINIFLKNVFLSKELVKLRTSERLDVNPVEAPETVVVDYSAPNLAKEMHVGHLRSTVIGDAVVRTLEFLGHHVVRQNHVGDWGTQFGMLLAYMERLRAENTKISMALADLETFYRAAKTCFDEDESFAARARELVVALQSGDEECLVLWDEFINISMTHCEETYKMLGVSLERQHVMPESAYNDDLQNVINELKDQGLLQESNGAQCVFMEEFANKEGEITPIIVQKTGGGFLYATTDLAAVRFRQHTLNANRVLYFVDARQSLHFQQIFTLSRKAGFVKPETQLEHMPFGTVMGSDGRPFKTRSGGVAKLSDLLEEAQERAYQLVADKNPDMGEEELRNIGRVVGIASVKYADLSKNRTSDYVFNWDTMLSFEGNTAPYLLYAYSRVASIVKRSEIDGASLAGDIEIEAPQERALAMKLCQFEEAIQQVANDGMPHFLCAYLYDLAGTFMSFYEACPILNAEDDVKNSRLQLALNTASTLKKGLSLLGIETLERM; encoded by the coding sequence GTGAATATTCAAACTCTTCTTAATCTACGTATTCAGGCGGCGATGGTTGCCGCTGGTGCGTCTGATACGGCGCCAGCGTTAGTGCGCCAATCGGCGAAATCCCTCTTCGGTGATTACCAAGCCAATGGCATTATGGGCGCCGCGAAAGCGCTTAAAATGAACCCGCGTGATTTTGCTCACGCGACGTTGGATAAATTGGACTTATCAGACCTTGCCGATAAAGTGGAAATCGCCGGTCCGGGCTTTATTAACATTTTTTTGAAAAATGTTTTTTTGAGTAAAGAATTGGTGAAATTACGCACCAGCGAGCGTCTTGATGTAAACCCAGTTGAGGCACCAGAAACGGTTGTTGTGGATTATTCAGCACCAAACCTTGCCAAAGAAATGCACGTTGGTCATTTGCGCTCAACGGTTATTGGTGATGCCGTTGTCCGCACGCTGGAGTTCTTGGGTCATCACGTTGTCCGTCAAAACCACGTAGGCGATTGGGGTACTCAATTCGGTATGTTGTTGGCGTACATGGAACGTTTGCGTGCTGAGAACACCAAAATCAGCATGGCGCTTGCGGATCTTGAAACCTTCTATCGTGCGGCTAAAACTTGCTTTGACGAGGATGAATCCTTCGCGGCTCGTGCTCGTGAATTAGTCGTTGCTTTGCAGTCTGGCGATGAAGAATGCTTGGTGCTTTGGGATGAGTTTATTAATATCTCTATGACTCACTGTGAAGAAACGTACAAAATGTTAGGTGTTTCTTTAGAACGTCAGCACGTGATGCCAGAAAGTGCTTATAACGATGACTTACAGAACGTTATCAATGAGTTAAAAGATCAAGGCTTGCTGCAAGAATCCAATGGTGCTCAGTGTGTTTTCATGGAAGAGTTTGCCAATAAAGAAGGCGAGATTACACCAATCATCGTACAAAAAACGGGTGGCGGTTTCTTGTATGCCACAACAGATTTAGCGGCGGTGCGTTTCCGTCAACATACCTTGAATGCCAATCGTGTGTTGTATTTTGTTGATGCACGCCAGTCTTTGCATTTCCAACAAATTTTCACCTTGTCTCGCAAAGCGGGCTTTGTGAAACCAGAAACACAACTGGAACACATGCCTTTTGGCACCGTGATGGGTAGTGATGGGAGACCTTTTAAAACTCGTTCCGGTGGCGTAGCGAAATTGTCAGACTTATTGGAAGAAGCGCAAGAGCGTGCTTATCAATTGGTGGCCGACAAAAATCCAGACATGGGAGAAGAGGAATTGCGTAACATTGGCCGCGTTGTTGGCATTGCATCGGTTAAGTACGCGGATTTGTCAAAAAACCGTACCAGCGATTACGTGTTCAATTGGGATACTATGCTGAGCTTTGAAGGCAACACAGCGCCTTACTTGTTATACGCATATTCTCGCGTAGCAAGCATTGTTAAGCGTTCTGAGATCGATGGCGCAAGTTTAGCGGGCGACATCGAGATTGAAGCACCACAAGAGCGAGCTTTAGCGATGAAGCTATGCCAGTTTGAAGAAGCTATTCAACAAGTTGCTAACGATGGTATGCCGCACTTCTTATGCGCCTACTTGTACGATTTAGCGGGAACCTTCATGAGTTTCTACGAAGCTTGTCCTATTTTGAATGCCGAAGATGATGTGAAAAACAGTCGTCTACAATTGGCATTGAATACGGCGTCAACCTTAAAAAAAGGTTTGTCTTTGTTAGGAATTGAAACCTTAGAGCGCATGTAA
- the ilvA gene encoding threonine ammonia-lyase, biosynthetic, translating to MPHTMIKKILQARVYDVAVETPLSRANQLSTRLGNEIILKREDLQPVFSFKIRGAYNKICQLTPEERARGVIAASAGNHAQGLALAAKKLGIQATIVMPATTPEVKVNAVRNHGAEVVLFGDAFDEASAKSLEIMAQTGQVYVHPFDDLDTIAGQGTIGMEILHQHEGNIDAIFIPVGGGGLIAGVSAYIKYLRPDIKIIGVEPVDAACLKVALENGKPTRLAQVGIFAEGVAVAEIGKHTFAIAKDTVDEVITVTTDEMCAAIKDIYDDTRAITEPAGACALAGLKKYIEREDAKGQTLIAINSGANVNFDRLRHVSERAELGEKREAIIAVKIPEHPGSFKDFCQALVGRNITEFNYRYGDDQQAVIFVGVALGGSPHSRKELLEDLKDYEITDLTDDETSKVHVRHMIGGHLRSDKGELLYSFEFPERPGALLKFLNTLGGQWNISMFHYRNHGDAYGRVLVGLQAVGEEADVTHFLDELGYPYQDENNNEACKLFFR from the coding sequence ATGCCCCATACCATGATCAAAAAAATTCTACAGGCGCGCGTTTATGACGTTGCCGTAGAAACACCATTGTCTCGTGCCAATCAGTTATCGACTCGATTAGGTAATGAGATTATTTTGAAACGAGAAGATTTACAGCCTGTTTTCTCTTTCAAGATTCGTGGGGCATACAATAAAATTTGTCAGCTAACACCTGAAGAGCGTGCTCGTGGAGTGATTGCTGCATCAGCAGGAAATCATGCTCAAGGTTTGGCGTTGGCGGCAAAAAAGCTTGGCATCCAAGCAACGATTGTGATGCCAGCGACTACGCCAGAAGTGAAGGTCAACGCCGTGCGTAATCATGGCGCTGAAGTGGTTTTATTTGGTGATGCCTTTGATGAAGCGTCTGCAAAATCCCTTGAAATTATGGCGCAGACAGGTCAGGTCTATGTTCATCCATTTGATGATCTTGATACGATCGCAGGACAAGGCACAATTGGCATGGAAATCCTCCATCAACATGAAGGCAATATCGATGCTATTTTCATTCCCGTTGGTGGTGGTGGTTTAATCGCCGGTGTATCTGCCTACATCAAATATCTTCGTCCAGACATTAAGATTATCGGTGTTGAACCCGTCGATGCGGCTTGTTTAAAAGTTGCCTTGGAAAACGGTAAGCCAACTCGCTTGGCGCAAGTCGGTATTTTTGCCGAAGGGGTCGCCGTAGCGGAAATTGGTAAACATACCTTTGCGATCGCTAAAGATACGGTTGATGAAGTGATTACCGTTACTACCGATGAAATGTGCGCGGCGATAAAAGACATCTACGATGATACTCGTGCGATTACTGAACCCGCAGGCGCGTGTGCCTTAGCGGGTTTGAAAAAATACATTGAGCGAGAAGACGCGAAAGGCCAAACATTGATTGCCATCAATAGTGGCGCGAACGTGAACTTTGATCGCCTTCGCCATGTATCTGAGCGAGCCGAGCTAGGCGAAAAGCGTGAAGCGATTATTGCCGTAAAAATTCCAGAACATCCTGGCAGTTTTAAAGATTTTTGTCAGGCGTTGGTTGGTCGAAACATTACCGAATTTAACTATCGTTATGGTGATGATCAACAAGCGGTAATTTTTGTCGGCGTGGCGTTAGGTGGCAGCCCGCACAGCCGAAAAGAGTTGTTAGAAGATCTAAAAGACTACGAAATTACGGACTTAACCGATGACGAAACCTCGAAGGTTCATGTTCGTCATATGATTGGCGGGCATTTACGCAGCGACAAAGGCGAATTGCTTTATAGTTTTGAGTTTCCAGAACGTCCTGGTGCGTTGTTGAAATTCTTAAATACACTGGGTGGACAATGGAATATTTCCATGTTCCATTATCGCAATCATGGCGATGCCTACGGCCGAGTCTTAGTTGGTTTACAGGCGGTTGGTGAAGAAGCCGATGTGACGCATTTTTTAGATGAACTTGGTTATCCTTATCAGGACGAAAATAACAACGAAGCTTGCAAGCTGTTCTTTCGCTAA
- the rpiA gene encoding ribose-5-phosphate isomerase RpiA, translating to MTQDELKQAVAKAAVDYILPMLEADTIVGVGTGSTANLFIDELAKHKGIFDGTVASSEASAARLKKHGIPVYDLNSVDSIRVYVDGADESNDNLHLIKGGGAALTREKIVAACSDEFVCIADESKLVKVLGDFPLPVEIIPMARGHVARELVKLGGDPVYREGVVTDNGNYILDVYNLDILDPIALEKSIDGIVGVVTNGLFAKRSADVLLLATKDGIKTLKR from the coding sequence ATGACTCAAGACGAATTAAAGCAAGCGGTTGCCAAAGCCGCCGTTGATTATATTCTCCCTATGTTAGAAGCCGATACGATTGTCGGTGTTGGCACAGGTTCTACGGCGAATCTCTTTATTGATGAACTGGCAAAGCACAAAGGCATCTTTGACGGAACTGTCGCAAGCTCTGAAGCGTCGGCAGCACGCCTAAAAAAACACGGTATTCCAGTCTATGATTTAAACAGCGTCGACAGTATTCGTGTTTATGTGGACGGCGCAGATGAATCCAATGACAACTTGCACCTCATCAAAGGCGGTGGCGCGGCATTGACCCGTGAAAAAATCGTCGCAGCATGCAGCGATGAGTTTGTTTGTATTGCTGACGAGTCAAAACTCGTAAAGGTGTTAGGCGACTTTCCATTACCAGTAGAAATCATTCCTATGGCTCGCGGGCATGTGGCACGTGAATTAGTAAAACTGGGCGGAGATCCAGTTTATCGTGAAGGCGTCGTCACTGATAACGGCAACTACATACTTGATGTCTACAATTTAGACATTCTTGACCCTATCGCTTTAGAGAAAAGCATTGATGGGATCGTTGGTGTAGTAACAAATGGATTATTCGCAAAACGTTCTGCAGATGTTTTATTGCTAGCAACCAAAGACGGCATTAAAACGCTAAAGCGATAG
- a CDS encoding zinc transporter ZntB, whose amino-acid sequence MSAFLIHNLELDGKGGASVLSATDLPTSLPIQGCRWVHLDCSDEEGYNWLSSLEGLPETVVEALFAEETRPRTVKMGNGLLVTLRGVNLNPESNPSDMVALRLWVTPHFIISSRRRRLLSVQDIVRDLASNEGPTSTGDILSTLTETLTGRMAKVINGLEDELADLEESIGEGIEAGQRDSLVQRRLETIRLRRFLVPQKEAINKLYQESLSWMTVDQSAQIQEAANDITRYVEGLESLRERCLLMQEEFTNLQAEKMNARMYVLSILSGIFMPLGFLTGLFGINIGGMPGTDSGAAFWLFCTALVVLGGGQFILMRRSRWF is encoded by the coding sequence ATGTCTGCGTTTTTAATACACAATTTAGAACTCGATGGTAAAGGTGGAGCAAGTGTATTGTCCGCAACGGATTTGCCCACTTCCCTTCCTATTCAAGGTTGTCGGTGGGTGCATTTAGATTGCAGTGACGAAGAAGGGTACAACTGGCTGTCTAGTTTAGAAGGTCTCCCTGAAACGGTAGTAGAAGCTCTGTTCGCCGAAGAAACACGTCCTCGTACGGTTAAAATGGGCAACGGCTTATTAGTGACGTTGCGCGGCGTGAATTTGAATCCAGAATCAAACCCTTCCGACATGGTTGCTTTGCGACTTTGGGTAACGCCGCATTTTATTATATCGAGTCGACGTCGTCGCTTATTATCCGTTCAAGACATTGTGAGAGACCTTGCGAGTAATGAAGGCCCGACGAGTACAGGAGACATTCTTTCAACACTAACGGAAACGCTGACAGGTCGTATGGCGAAGGTTATTAATGGACTGGAAGATGAACTGGCGGATCTGGAAGAAAGTATCGGAGAAGGAATTGAAGCGGGACAGCGCGACTCTCTGGTTCAGCGTCGTCTTGAAACAATTCGACTAAGACGCTTCTTAGTGCCTCAAAAAGAAGCGATTAATAAGTTGTATCAGGAATCCTTATCTTGGATGACAGTGGATCAGTCGGCCCAAATTCAAGAAGCGGCCAATGATATTACTCGCTATGTAGAGGGCTTAGAGTCACTGCGTGAGCGTTGCTTGCTTATGCAGGAAGAGTTCACCAACTTGCAAGCTGAAAAGATGAACGCCCGAATGTACGTGCTTTCCATTCTTTCTGGGATTTTTATGCCATTAGGGTTTTTGACAGGACTGTTTGGTATCAATATCGGAGGAATGCCTGGTACGGACAGCGGCGCGGCATTTTGGTTGTTTTGTACGGCTTTGGTGGTTTTAGGGGGTGGGCAGTTTATTCTGATGCGACGCAGTCGCTGGTTTTAG